One Hugenholtzia roseola DSM 9546 genomic window carries:
- a CDS encoding DUF4412 domain-containing protein: protein MKTFQTQPYTLTKSSLFSLLGVAFFLVLMPFSETKAQGILDRALERTKNKVKNRVDNKIDKAVDKSLDKTEESLKTGKKDKQNADGSEQEADAVTGLLGGMLGGGGAAQVAEAYQFNSSFLIEMTSQKAKGKKQDPMWVRYRQSSQNQEIIGMEVLGKTETSKPQSQSVLDFQNQAMVILMENEGANMAVVSAFPKEMQTQEQAANEKPVKVTKTNEKKSILGYPCAKYIIESDDFVSNAWITQDIKIEQFKAMRAFVMANKKQEQNPMTQIEEGFVLEMENTDKKTGDKSFILVKEVKLEDAKSFQMSNYQIVGGK from the coding sequence ATGAAAACTTTTCAAACACAACCTTACACACTCACAAAATCTTCTTTGTTCTCACTCTTGGGCGTGGCTTTTTTCTTGGTTCTGATGCCTTTTTCAGAAACAAAGGCGCAGGGAATTTTGGATAGGGCTTTGGAGCGCACCAAAAACAAGGTAAAAAATAGAGTCGATAATAAAATCGATAAAGCCGTAGATAAGAGTCTGGACAAGACCGAAGAATCTTTGAAAACAGGCAAAAAAGACAAACAAAATGCAGACGGTTCAGAACAAGAGGCTGATGCCGTTACAGGGCTATTAGGCGGCATGTTGGGCGGCGGCGGCGCGGCACAAGTTGCGGAAGCGTACCAATTTAATAGCAGCTTTTTGATAGAAATGACAAGCCAAAAGGCGAAAGGGAAAAAGCAAGACCCTATGTGGGTGCGCTATCGCCAAAGCTCTCAAAATCAGGAAATTATCGGAATGGAGGTATTGGGCAAAACGGAAACTTCAAAGCCGCAGAGTCAGTCTGTCCTCGATTTTCAAAATCAGGCAATGGTGATTTTGATGGAAAACGAAGGCGCAAATATGGCTGTCGTTTCTGCCTTTCCCAAAGAGATGCAAACCCAAGAGCAAGCCGCTAACGAAAAGCCCGTCAAAGTAACCAAGACCAATGAAAAGAAAAGCATCTTAGGCTATCCTTGCGCTAAATACATCATCGAATCAGACGATTTTGTTTCAAATGCCTGGATTACACAAGATATAAAAATCGAGCAATTCAAAGCCATGCGTGCTTTCGTGATGGCAAACAAAAAGCAGGAACAAAATCCGATGACGCAGATAGAGGAGGGTTTTGTTTTAGAAATGGAGAATACCGACAAAAAGACAGGCGACAAGAGTTTTATCTTGGTAAAAGAAGTCAAACTTGAAGATGCCAAATCTTTCCAAATGTCTAACTATCAGATAGTAGGCGGCAAATAG
- a CDS encoding 4'-phosphopantetheinyl transferase family protein, which produces MPIFLHKKFPHYDLVLWKIDENEAQLHSLAQEEEAFATYKNPTIRLEKMAAALLLSHFFPSHKVEKAHTGKPFLKPHTAHISISHSYPWVALAFSRTHALGLDVEAVGLKVETVAPRVLHESELAFCRGNRRIATRFWSAKEALYKCLDAKGATWRKDIRVLLNERGQSLASFIPTNEYLNIDFLTELEPHFVLAIATKKEALG; this is translated from the coding sequence ATGCCCATTTTTTTACACAAAAAGTTTCCACATTACGATTTAGTCTTGTGGAAAATAGACGAAAACGAGGCGCAACTTCATAGCCTTGCCCAAGAAGAGGAAGCTTTTGCTACCTACAAAAATCCGACGATACGCTTAGAAAAAATGGCGGCAGCCTTGCTTCTAAGCCACTTTTTCCCTTCTCACAAGGTAGAAAAAGCGCATACAGGAAAGCCTTTTTTAAAGCCGCATACGGCGCACATTTCTATTTCGCATAGCTACCCTTGGGTGGCGTTGGCGTTTTCGCGCACCCATGCCTTGGGTTTAGATGTGGAAGCGGTAGGTTTGAAAGTGGAAACAGTTGCGCCGCGTGTCTTACATGAGTCGGAATTGGCGTTTTGCAGAGGAAACCGAAGGATTGCGACGCGCTTTTGGTCAGCAAAAGAAGCCCTCTACAAGTGTTTAGATGCAAAGGGCGCGACATGGCGCAAGGACATTCGCGTGCTACTAAACGAGCGGGGGCAGTCTTTGGCGAGTTTTATTCCTACAAATGAGTATCTGAACATAGATTTTCTCACAGAATTAGAACCACATTTCGTCTTGGCGATTGCTACCAAAAAGGAAGCGTTGGGATAG